GAGTTTTCGCCCTTCTTTTTCCTTGCGAACTTTCTCCTCGTGAACCTCTTTGGATACGTTACATTTATTTGATCGCACCATAATCGGCATCTCGCCGATTTCCACTTGCACCTCCGCGCTCTCTTCCTTTGTCCCGATCTCCTTGTTCTCGTAGTTCCGCACTATCCGCATGTCCAAGTACATCGGTGCGGCATATTTCAAATTCCGTAATCGCGCCTGGGACGGATAAATCTCTTCAGAAGAGCCGTCGGCTTCCCGCGATTTGGGTAGGCCGACGCTTATTTTACCAAACTCCACGCCTATTGTATACTTTCCCTCCTCCTCATCTTCAGCACTGATCGAGGTCTCTATATGCGACTGTTCCTCGATTACTTTGCTCATGCCCTCGTTGAGGAAGTAATTGAACGAATCAAGCTGATGCTGTGCTATTTTTCTCCTTTTTAAATATGCTTTTGAAAGAACACTTGGGTCTAGCATAATTACACACTCCACTCCTCTCTTCTATTCTATAACCAGCCGATAAGATATAGATTTACCAGCCGTTCTGCTGGTACGCCGAATCCGAATGACATCGCCCACTTCTACGTCTTTGATCTCTTTTATTACCGGATCAGAGACTTTAATCTTCGGTAATTGCTCCTTGTCTATTTTATACGTCTTTAAAAGCTCTGTTACGTCTCCAGCGTCCACTATCTCGTGCGTAGGCACTAACTCATGTTCACGTATCGAAACTTTTCCTTTCTTCATTTATCTATTTATTTCAGCTTTGTTACGGGCTCGACGGGATTTGAACCCGCGACCGACGGGTTAAAAGCCCGCTGCTCTACCTTTCTGAGCTACGAGCCCTTCCACTTCATCTTCCCTAGAGCGAAGAGAGATACCGGATTAGTAGTTCAAGAGCGGCATCAGCCGCCTCACGCTTGTTCCCCTCTCGATCTCCGTGGAAGATATGCTTCTCGTGATACAAATAATCCTTTGTTGCCACTGCTATATAAACTAATCCAACAGGCTTCTCCGGGGTTCCTCCACGGGGTCCGGCAATGCCTGTCGTCGAAATCC
This genomic interval from Methanomicrobia archaeon contains the following:
- a CDS encoding DNA-directed RNA polymerase subunit H, which codes for MKKGKVSIREHELVPTHEIVDAGDVTELLKTYKIDKEQLPKIKVSDPVIKEIKDVEVGDVIRIRRTSRTAGKSISYRLVIE